A genomic window from Chitinophagaceae bacterium includes:
- a CDS encoding decarboxylase produces the protein MKYDSIEKLESKYGNSFYVLNISSFENNVKDLLQAFRKYYSFTNIGYSYKTNYIPYLCKKADGLNAYAEIVSELELRIAQSINVNPQKIIYNGPEKSVESLEFCLINGSKVNVDNNYELGNIVKIANKHANRNFEIGIRFNIDLKDNFFSRFGYDVNSENFRNALNIINSTKNLNISGVHFHSGRPDRSIASYLNRLNNLIAIAKNELGSYDIKYINIGGGFYGRMDENMKSQFDGIITSFEEYGQAIATRMREEFPKGDIELILEPGVALTVDVLHYIAKIYDVRNIQAKNIAICSGSFFNVKPSGHSKNLTVRVIKKNNNNPVDNIYQVVGYTCLENDILCENFTGTLEAGDYLKFKNVGAYTIVFTPPFIKLAPPIIAFDNGEEIVVRQKETFEDIFRSYFTNH, from the coding sequence ATGAAATATGATTCAATAGAAAAATTAGAAAGTAAATATGGCAATAGTTTTTATGTATTGAATATTTCAAGTTTCGAAAACAATGTCAAAGATTTATTACAGGCTTTCAGGAAATATTATTCTTTTACAAATATTGGTTATTCATATAAAACAAACTATATACCCTATTTGTGTAAAAAAGCTGACGGACTTAATGCATACGCTGAAATTGTATCGGAACTTGAACTACGTATTGCACAATCAATAAATGTAAATCCGCAAAAAATAATTTATAATGGGCCGGAAAAATCAGTTGAAAGTCTGGAATTCTGTTTGATTAATGGGAGTAAAGTAAATGTTGATAATAATTACGAACTTGGCAATATTGTTAAGATTGCCAATAAACATGCCAATCGAAATTTTGAGATCGGTATAAGGTTTAATATTGATCTGAAGGATAACTTTTTCTCACGATTTGGATATGATGTTAATTCAGAAAATTTTCGAAATGCATTAAATATAATTAACAGCACAAAAAACTTAAATATTAGCGGAGTTCATTTTCACTCCGGCCGACCAGATAGAAGTATAGCATCATACTTGAATAGATTAAATAATCTTATCGCGATTGCTAAAAATGAGCTGGGTTCATATGATATTAAATATATCAATATCGGTGGTGGTTTTTATGGCCGTATGGATGAAAATATGAAAAGCCAATTTGATGGTATTATTACCTCTTTTGAAGAATATGGCCAGGCAATAGCAACAAGGATGCGCGAAGAATTTCCAAAGGGTGATATTGAATTGATACTGGAACCGGGTGTTGCTTTAACGGTAGATGTGCTTCATTATATAGCTAAAATATATGATGTAAGGAATATTCAAGCAAAGAATATAGCTATTTGTTCGGGAAGTTTTTTCAATGTGAAACCGTCTGGGCATTCAAAAAACCTTACAGTACGTGTTATTAAAAAGAATAATAATAATCCAGTTGATAATATTTATCAGGTCGTTGGATATACTTGTTTGGAGAACGATATATTATGCGAGAATTTTACAGGTACATTAGAAGCCGGAGATTATCTGAAGTTTAAAAACGTTGGAGCATATACAATTGTTTTTACCCCGCCCTTTATTAAATTGGCACCACCGATCATCGCTTTTGATAATGGCGAAGAAATTGTAGTTCGACAAAAAGAGACATTTGAGGATATTTTCAGATCATATTTTACAAATCATTAG
- a CDS encoding ATP-grasp domain-containing protein, producing the protein MNILLTSVGRRSYIISYFKDSMKGIGQVHAANSFETYAMKLADKSVITPLIYNEEYIDFLINYSKQNSITAIISLFDIDLPVLALNKHIFDEHGITIVVSDYETTQICNDKWKTYNYLDSNGFYTPKSFININDCLISLKNKDISFPLMVKPRWGMGSIGLYSADNINELEVFYKKAKVDINNSYLKYESVFDNNANVIIQEKFETDEYGLDILNDLDGNFLTCACKKKLGMRAGETDSAEIIHNEKLLDIGKSIATKIRHIGNMDVDCLRVDDEYCIIEMNNRLGGQYPFVHLAGANFPKAMIKMLQGKPIDKDLLTAAIGTIGIKNLDPVVFKILNKNL; encoded by the coding sequence ATGAATATACTATTAACTTCAGTAGGCCGTCGCTCTTACATAATATCTTATTTTAAAGATTCAATGAAAGGAATAGGTCAAGTTCATGCTGCCAATAGTTTTGAAACATACGCAATGAAGCTGGCTGATAAATCAGTGATAACACCTTTAATTTACAATGAAGAATATATAGATTTTTTGATTAATTATTCCAAACAAAATAGTATCACCGCAATTATTTCATTATTCGATATAGATTTGCCGGTATTAGCATTAAACAAGCATATTTTCGATGAACACGGAATTACTATTGTAGTCTCTGACTATGAAACTACCCAGATATGCAACGACAAGTGGAAAACTTATAACTATTTAGACTCAAATGGGTTTTATACCCCAAAAAGTTTTATAAATATTAATGATTGTTTAATATCATTAAAGAATAAAGATATTTCATTTCCGCTTATGGTAAAGCCGAGATGGGGGATGGGATCAATCGGTCTTTACTCTGCTGATAACATCAATGAACTCGAGGTTTTCTACAAAAAAGCAAAGGTTGATATTAATAACAGCTATTTAAAATATGAGTCGGTATTTGATAATAATGCAAATGTTATTATTCAGGAAAAATTTGAGACCGATGAGTATGGTCTGGATATATTAAACGATTTAGATGGGAACTTTTTAACATGTGCATGTAAGAAGAAATTAGGGATGAGAGCTGGTGAGACCGATTCAGCCGAGATAATCCATAATGAGAAATTGCTTGATATTGGGAAATCTATTGCCACTAAAATAAGGCATATCGGTAATATGGATGTAGATTGTTTGAGAGTTGATGATGAATATTGTATTATTGAGATGAATAATCGGTTAGGCGGGCAATATCCATTTGTTCATCTTGCCGGAGCAAATTTCCCGAAAGCAATGATTAAAATGCTACAAGGTAAGCCTATTGATAAAGATCTTTTAACTGCAGCGATAGGCACAATTGGCATTAAAAATTTAGATCCTGTTGTATTTAAAATTCTGAATAAGAATCTATAA